The following are encoded in a window of Salvelinus sp. IW2-2015 unplaced genomic scaffold, ASM291031v2 Un_scaffold3536, whole genome shotgun sequence genomic DNA:
- the LOC112076050 gene encoding heat shock 70 kDa protein 12B-like, whose protein sequence is MQRQEVQGIRFLFLVGGFAESPMLQRAAQNALGQTCRIIIPQDVGLTILKGAVLFGLDPTVVRVRRCPLTYGVGVLNRFVEGRHPRDKLLVKEGRDWCTDILDRFVSVDQSVALGEVVRRSYTPARSGQRKIIINIYCSVSDDVVYISDPGVRKCGAITLDLPEALPGSVDGAERREIRATMQFGDTEIKVMAVDMATNQTVRAAIDFLSN, encoded by the exons ATGCAGAGACAGGAAGTGCAGGGTATTCGCTTCCTGTTCCTGGTTGGGGGTTTCGCTGAGTCGCCCATGCTGCAGCGGGCGGCCCAGAATGCTTTGGGGCAAACGTGTCGCATCATCATCCCTCAGGATGTGGGTCTGACCATACTGAAGGGGGCTGTGTTGTTCGGACTGGACCCCACCGTG GTGCGTGTGCGCCGTTGCCCTCTGACCTACGGCGTTGGGGTTCTAAACCGCTTCGTGGAGGGTCGACACCCCCGGGACAAACTACTGGTCAAGGAGGGCCGTGATTGGTGCACCGACATCCTCGATAGATTCGTCTCCGTTGACCAATCGGTGGCTTTAGGCGAGGTCGTCAGGCGGAGCTACACGCCGGCTAG aTCCGGTCAGAGGAAGATCATCATCAATATCTACTGCAGCGTCAGCGACGACGTCGTTTACATCAGCGACCCTGGAGTCAGGAAGTGCGGCGCGATCACTCTGGATCTACCGGAGGCGTTGCCGGGGTCGGTTGACGGGGCGGAAAGGAGAGAGATCCGAGCCACAATGCAGTTCGGAGACACAGAGATCAAAGTGATGGCGGTAGACATGGCGACCAATCAGACGGTCCGAGCCGCCATCGACTTCCTTTCAAATTGA